One segment of Nitrospinota bacterium DNA contains the following:
- a CDS encoding CBS domain-containing protein, with the protein MSKKKQGEKDSEPIGSSGEGLTPSQASEEDIYQAMKDIPGYMDITPAAAKNLCGLAYEHAQKRILSMQAKEIMSSPVHTVREDTVLVEVAQAMDRTGVSGLPVVDSKGGIVGVISEKDFLRCIGGGR; encoded by the coding sequence ATGAGCAAGAAGAAACAAGGTGAAAAAGACAGTGAACCAATAGGGTCATCTGGAGAGGGTCTGACTCCGAGTCAAGCCTCGGAAGAGGATATCTACCAGGCGATGAAGGATATCCCCGGATATATGGACATCACTCCGGCTGCTGCCAAAAATCTCTGTGGTCTGGCATATGAACACGCCCAAAAACGTATTCTTTCTATGCAGGCCAAGGAGATCATGAGCAGTCCGGTGCATACGGTGAGAGAAGACACTGTTTTGGTGGAAGTGGCTCAGGCAATGGATAGAACGGGAGTTTCCGGGCTCCCGGTTGTGGACAGTAAGGGAGGTATCGTCGGTGTCATTTCTGAAAAGGACTTCCTCAGATGTATCGGGGGGGGGCGTTAG
- a CDS encoding HPP family protein has protein sequence MSTLREYFHKMKGGHTKSPPLVSLSEIIWSWIGGFCGIGTVAYINYNMLEATDLLMVIGSFGASAVLIYGAIDVPLAQPRNFVGGHIVSAISGVICYKLLQPNLWLAGAVAVATAIAFMHATKTLHPPGGATALIAVIGSQKVHALGYLYIIIPVGLGAIIMLVVALLVNNIPRSRRYPEFWF, from the coding sequence ATGTCTACGCTTAGAGAATATTTTCATAAAATGAAGGGGGGGCATACGAAGAGCCCTCCGTTGGTCAGCCTATCCGAAATCATCTGGTCATGGATAGGCGGCTTTTGTGGAATTGGTACGGTCGCATACATCAACTACAATATGCTTGAGGCAACGGACCTGTTGATGGTCATAGGGTCTTTTGGTGCTTCAGCGGTCCTTATCTATGGAGCGATTGATGTCCCGTTGGCCCAGCCTAGAAATTTCGTGGGAGGGCATATCGTCTCAGCCATATCAGGCGTGATCTGTTATAAGTTGTTACAGCCGAACCTGTGGCTTGCCGGAGCTGTTGCCGTAGCCACTGCGATAGCATTCATGCACGCCACCAAGACCCTTCATCCTCCAGGTGGGGCGACAGCCTTGATCGCGGTCATCGGCAGCCAGAAAGTCCACGCCCTCGGCTACCTCTACATCATCATCCCTGTTGGTCTGGGGGCAATCATTATGCTGGTGGTCGCACTTCTGGTTAATAACATTCCTCGAAGCCGCAGATACCCTGAGTTTTGGTTCTGA